One segment of Dromaius novaehollandiae isolate bDroNov1 chromosome Z, bDroNov1.hap1, whole genome shotgun sequence DNA contains the following:
- the LOC135325038 gene encoding AN1-type zinc finger protein 5-like, translated as MAQETNQTPGPMLCSTGCGFYGNPRTNGMCSVCYKEHLQRQQNSGRISPMGTTSGSNSPTSDSASVQRADTSLNNCEGAAGSTSEKSRNVPVAALPVTQQMTEMSISREEKVTPKTETEPVVTQPSPSVSQPSTSQNEERAAELPKPKKNRCFMCRKKVGLTGFDCRCGNLFCGLHRYSDKHNCPYDYKAEAAAKIRKENPVVVAEKIQRI; from the exons ATGGCTCAGGAGACAAACCAGACCCCAGGGCCCATGCTCTGTAGTACAGGCTGTGGATTTTATGGAAATCCTAGGACAAATGGGATGTGTTCTGTTTGCTACAAAGAGCATCTTCAGCGACAGCAGAATAGTGGCAGAATCAGCCCAATGG GAACAACCAGTGGTTCAAACAGTCCTACCTCAGACTCCGCATCTGTACAAAGAGCAGACACTAGCTTAAACAACTGTGAaggtgctgctggcagcacaTCTGAAAAGTCAAG AAATGTGCCTGTTGCCGCTTTGCCTGTAACACAGCAAATGACAGAAATGAGCATTTCAAGGGAGGAAAAAGTCACACCGAAAACAGAGACTGAGCCAG TTGTTACTCAACCAAGCCCATCAGTTTCTCAACCTAGTACTTCACAGAATGAAGAGAGAGCTGCTGAACTGCCCAAACCAAAGAAGAACAGATGTTTCATGTGCAGAAAGAAGGTTGGCCTTACAG GATTTGACTGCCGATGTGGAAACTTGTTTTGTGGACTTCACCGTTATTCTGACAAGCATAACTGCCCATATGATTACaaagcagaagctgcagcaaaaaTCAGGAAAGAGAACCCAGTTGTGGTGGCTGAAAAAATCCAGAGAATATAA